A single genomic interval of Suncus etruscus isolate mSunEtr1 chromosome 10, mSunEtr1.pri.cur, whole genome shotgun sequence harbors:
- the NUP42 gene encoding nucleoporin NUP42 isoform X3, whose amino-acid sequence MEIWESSGQWMFSVYSPMKKKPSISGFIDISPEELRLEYHNFLRSNNLQSYLNSIQQLINQWRNRVNELKSLNTSTKIALLSDLKNGTNQATPSFGFGSSQTAVLGSSGFPANNSSSTSAQNFSFKTSPGFGTASSGSGSVFGNTSAFGSASSASSVLPASAPAFGFGKPQVSSAASFSFKTSDTSSFSSSGFSGFPTSMATSPPSISVGPAFGSTSSVAGFGGSGSQTLSAFSKPSNDTFGSSGMSSSLLASNGNITTDHALFTPKDQLTSEELEQFQSKKFTLGKIPLKPPPLGLINI is encoded by the exons ATGGAGATTTGGGAATCATCAGGGCAGTGGATGTTTTCAGTTTACTCACCAATGAAAAAGAAACCTAGTATTTCAG GTTTTATAGACATTTCACCAGAGGAATTGAGACTTGAGTACCATAACTTCTTAAGAAGCAATAATTTACAGAGCTAT cTAAATTCCATTCAACAATTAATAAATCAGTGGCGGAATAGGGTAAATGAACTGAAAAGTCTAAATACATCTACTAAAATAGCTCTG CTCTCTGATCTAAAGAATGGCACAAATCAAGCAACTCCATCATTTGGATTTGGCAGTAGTCAGACAGCAGTGCTGGGGTCATCAG GTTTTCCAgctaataatagtagtagtaccAGTGCCCAAAACTTTAGTTTTAAAACAAGCCCTGGGTTTGGCACTGCCTCTTCCGGAAGTGGCTCTGTGTTTGGAAATACTTCAGCGTTTGGATCTGCATCCTCAGCCAGTTCAGTCCTCCCTGCTTCTGCTCCAGCTTTTGGATTTGGGAAACCTCAGGTCTCATCTGctgcttcattttctttcaaaactTCTGACACTTCCAGTTTTAGCTCATCTGGATTTTCAGGATTTCCAACTTCTATGGCAACAAGTCCCCCGAGCATTTCTGTGGGCCCGGCCTTTGGAAGCACCAGCTCTGTAGCTGGTTTCGGTGGTTCTGGCTCCCAGACTCTCTCTGCCTTTTCCAAACCATCCAATGACACCTTTGGAAGCAGCGGCATGTCATCCTCTCTCCTGGCCTCAAATGGCAACATCACGACAGATCATGCATTATTCACACCCAAGGATCAGCTAACATCAGAAGAACTTGAACAATTTCAGTCCAAGAAATTTACTTTAGGAAAAATTCCGTTAAAGCCACCACCTTTAGgacttataaatatttaa
- the NUP42 gene encoding nucleoporin NUP42 isoform X4 encodes MSRKMKRKFCFIDISPEELRLEYHNFLRSNNLQSYLNSIQQLINQWRNRVNELKSLNTSTKIALLSDLKNGTNQATPSFGFGSSQTAVLGSSGFPANNSSSTSAQNFSFKTSPGFGTASSGSGSVFGNTSAFGSASSASSVLPASAPAFGFGKPQVSSAASFSFKTSDTSSFSSSGFSGFPTSMATSPPSISVGPAFGSTSSVAGFGGSGSQTLSAFSKPSNDTFGSSGMSSSLLASNGNITTDHALFTPKDQLTSEELEQFQSKKFTLGKIPLKPPPLGLINI; translated from the exons GTTTTATAGACATTTCACCAGAGGAATTGAGACTTGAGTACCATAACTTCTTAAGAAGCAATAATTTACAGAGCTAT cTAAATTCCATTCAACAATTAATAAATCAGTGGCGGAATAGGGTAAATGAACTGAAAAGTCTAAATACATCTACTAAAATAGCTCTG CTCTCTGATCTAAAGAATGGCACAAATCAAGCAACTCCATCATTTGGATTTGGCAGTAGTCAGACAGCAGTGCTGGGGTCATCAG GTTTTCCAgctaataatagtagtagtaccAGTGCCCAAAACTTTAGTTTTAAAACAAGCCCTGGGTTTGGCACTGCCTCTTCCGGAAGTGGCTCTGTGTTTGGAAATACTTCAGCGTTTGGATCTGCATCCTCAGCCAGTTCAGTCCTCCCTGCTTCTGCTCCAGCTTTTGGATTTGGGAAACCTCAGGTCTCATCTGctgcttcattttctttcaaaactTCTGACACTTCCAGTTTTAGCTCATCTGGATTTTCAGGATTTCCAACTTCTATGGCAACAAGTCCCCCGAGCATTTCTGTGGGCCCGGCCTTTGGAAGCACCAGCTCTGTAGCTGGTTTCGGTGGTTCTGGCTCCCAGACTCTCTCTGCCTTTTCCAAACCATCCAATGACACCTTTGGAAGCAGCGGCATGTCATCCTCTCTCCTGGCCTCAAATGGCAACATCACGACAGATCATGCATTATTCACACCCAAGGATCAGCTAACATCAGAAGAACTTGAACAATTTCAGTCCAAGAAATTTACTTTAGGAAAAATTCCGTTAAAGCCACCACCTTTAGgacttataaatatttaa
- the NUP42 gene encoding nucleoporin NUP42 isoform X2, with the protein MIKVGNDHSGQELGAERREGIIKDMEIWESSGQWMFSVYSPMKKKPSISGFIDISPEELRLEYHNFLRSNNLQSYLNSIQQLINQWRNRVNELKSLNTSTKIALLSDLKNGTNQATPSFGFGSSQTAVLGSSGFPANNSSSTSAQNFSFKTSPGFGTASSGSGSVFGNTSAFGSASSASSVLPASAPAFGFGKPQVSSAASFSFKTSDTSSFSSSGFSGFPTSMATSPPSISVGPAFGSTSSVAGFGGSGSQTLSAFSKPSNDTFGSSGMSSSLLASNGNITTDHALFTPKDQLTSEELEQFQSKKFTLGKIPLKPPPLGLINI; encoded by the exons GGAAGGAATTATAAAAGATATGGAGATTTGGGAATCATCAGGGCAGTGGATGTTTTCAGTTTACTCACCAATGAAAAAGAAACCTAGTATTTCAG GTTTTATAGACATTTCACCAGAGGAATTGAGACTTGAGTACCATAACTTCTTAAGAAGCAATAATTTACAGAGCTAT cTAAATTCCATTCAACAATTAATAAATCAGTGGCGGAATAGGGTAAATGAACTGAAAAGTCTAAATACATCTACTAAAATAGCTCTG CTCTCTGATCTAAAGAATGGCACAAATCAAGCAACTCCATCATTTGGATTTGGCAGTAGTCAGACAGCAGTGCTGGGGTCATCAG GTTTTCCAgctaataatagtagtagtaccAGTGCCCAAAACTTTAGTTTTAAAACAAGCCCTGGGTTTGGCACTGCCTCTTCCGGAAGTGGCTCTGTGTTTGGAAATACTTCAGCGTTTGGATCTGCATCCTCAGCCAGTTCAGTCCTCCCTGCTTCTGCTCCAGCTTTTGGATTTGGGAAACCTCAGGTCTCATCTGctgcttcattttctttcaaaactTCTGACACTTCCAGTTTTAGCTCATCTGGATTTTCAGGATTTCCAACTTCTATGGCAACAAGTCCCCCGAGCATTTCTGTGGGCCCGGCCTTTGGAAGCACCAGCTCTGTAGCTGGTTTCGGTGGTTCTGGCTCCCAGACTCTCTCTGCCTTTTCCAAACCATCCAATGACACCTTTGGAAGCAGCGGCATGTCATCCTCTCTCCTGGCCTCAAATGGCAACATCACGACAGATCATGCATTATTCACACCCAAGGATCAGCTAACATCAGAAGAACTTGAACAATTTCAGTCCAAGAAATTTACTTTAGGAAAAATTCCGTTAAAGCCACCACCTTTAGgacttataaatatttaa